The Anaerolineales bacterium region AGCGAATTTGATTCCCATCACCAGCGCCGCCAACACGCTGATGCCGACAAATTGCACAACAGCCCATTTCCTCCAAAACGAATCGCCGAACTGCCATAACAGAATCATCGCCAGTCCCCAAAACCATGAATCGCCGGAGTGAGCGAAGAAAACCGCCATAGCGCGCAATGCGCCCGGCTTTTCAGCCACGCGCATTTGATCGGAGAGACGGGCATCCCATTCGAGAAGGGTGCGAAAGTTCATCTTGAACGAGATCTGGATTTTGATTTTGCTCGAACAGCCTTTTTGACCGCGCTCGGCTTCTTTACTGTCTTCCCGGTTGTTTTCTTTGCAGAAGTTTTCGGCTTAGGTCGCGATCTCCGCCGTTGTTTTGTCAGGTCGGCGCGCATCATTTCAAGTTGATGCGGTTTGTCCACGTCCATGCAAGGTTCGGCATAGGGCCAAACGATCGCGCGTCCCTTGATTCCGATCCGTTCGCTGATCCGCTTCACAGCGACTTCCAGTGTTAATTGCCGAGTGGCTAACGAAAATAACAAACCCAGACCCAGTTTGCTTGCCTGCTTAAACGGACTCTTACGCGCCCCGAGCAACGATTCCCAAAGATCTAAATGTTCGGTCGCCATGCGGACGTGGCAGAGGTTGATATCCGAGCCGCAGAGTTCCATATCTTTGAGAGGCGTGTAGGTGCGTCTCGAATCGGGGAAGCGTTTTTCCATCACTTCGCGGGTACACACACCGTAATAGAGATCATCCTGTGTTTGCATGGAGGTATCCACCAGCCAATCCACCATGTGAGATTGGAGGGCGGGAATATCCGAGGATACGATCAAAACATATTTATTCTTCTTATTTAGTTCAAGCGATTTGTGCACGCCCGCCACGATATTCGCCAATATGCGCCCCTGATTGGAAAGAAAATGGAGCGGCTTTTTACAGGTCAACTGATTCTTCGGCGATAAACCGACAAGGATGACGTTATCTACACGCTTGGCATCGCTGAGCGCGTCGAGCACCCACTGAACCATAGGTTTGCCCGCAATATCCACCAAGGCTTTGGCGTCGCCTGTCACGTAGGAATAGAGCGGGTCTTCCGGTCTTGGAATTCCACCTGCGATCACGATTGCGTCCATATATTCTCCTCATTGTCATTGCGAGCCGTTTTGTAGCGAAGCAATCTCCTGTCTCGCTGGGATTGCTTCGCTTCGCTCGCAATGACATCAGTTTAGTTTCGTTAACTGCGGCTCGAAGCCCAGTTGGTCAATCAGGGAATTCAATTCGTCGTTGGTCAACGTACGCCCTTTGCCTGCGATGGCAACCAGCGCGGCTTCCATCATGTTCGTACCAAAGGTGCGGCCATCTAAATTTGGCGTTGTGGTGACGAGGTATTTAACGCCACGCTGTTTGAGGAACTCCACATCGGCGGGCGTAGTGGTGTTGGTGACGATGATCTTGCCGCGCATATCTTCCGGCATGTGTTGTTTGACGTACAGAAAGTCGCCGCCGGTGACGGTGTTGCCTTGATAATACTTTTCGTATTTAGGCGTGACCTTTTCCTGTTTTTCGCCGGTAGGATACAACATGCTCAACGGCATTCGCCCGACGATCGGCATAAGTACTTTGGCTAACCGATTTAGCGACTTCATTGAATGGACGGCGATCGGAACATCCAAGCCGAACATGAGATCGCCAAAGACACATTGATAACCGGCTTTGATGAAGGACTCGGTCATGCCATAGCGGGTGATGCCTGCGACCAGGAACGCAGTCTTGGGTTGAATCTCGCCGCCGATCTTCGCTTCTACCCATTGCATGACGCGCGCTTCGAGCGTCTCTTTCAGCCCGCTTCCGTCCACATAGGGCGTTTGCTTCACATCTTGCACCAACTTGAGCGCGCTATGAAGCGGATAAAACTTCCACGGCGTGTGCACGCCCAGGTCAATGCCGCCCACGCCGAACGCGTCCACGCTGCCATCCATCTCGCGAAACAATTGGCGGGCTTTGGTTTCATCGCCATCTGTGCCGATGCGTTCGATATGCACTGTTTCGTTTAAGAGTTGCACTTCAACGGTCTTATTACGGGTGGCGGAACCAAGGCTAATGCTGACGGCGCGTTTCATCGAGATTGCCTCCTAAAGTCGGGATAACCTATTATAGTCCGAATCAGGCATCCCCTGCGCGGGAAGCGTGAAGAAGAACGCCGCGCCTTTTCCCGCTTCGCTCTCCACCCAGATCCTGCCTCCGTGAAATTCGATGATCCGTTTTACGAGGGCGAGACCGATACCGGTGCCATCCGTTTTAGGATCCAGTTTGTTGAATAAACCAAAGACGCGTTCGAAGTGATCGTCCGAAATGCCGATGCCGTTATCTCGAACGAACAGGATGGGCATCCCGTTCTCTTCGCCGGACTGACCGATCTCTACGCGCGGGTCGGGCTGGTCTCCCATAAATTTGACCGCGTTCTCTATCAGGTTTTGCAAGACTTCGCCGATACGCCGACGGTCGGCGAATACGCGCGGAAGATTCTCTTGGACCTGAACCGTAACGCCGCGTTCCTGAATTTGTCCATGCAATAAGGCAAGGATTTCGCGAACAAGTTCATCAAGTTGAATCTCTTTCGGTTCGTTCATTAGACGCCCGATGCGGGAAAGTTCCAACAGGTCGTTTAGGAGTTGTTGCATCTTCTCAGTGGCATCGGCAATGCGCAGCGCGTCTTTTTGAAAGCGTTCGCGGTCGCCAGCCAGCATATCTTTTTCGAGATAGCCAAGAAACCCGCGAATGGTAAAGAGCGGCGCTTTGAGATCGTGCGAGACTGTGTATGTGAACCGTTCGAGTTCGGCGTTCTTCGCCGCGAGTTCGGCGATCAGGTTTTCGCGTTCGATCTCCGCTTGTTTGCGAGCCTCCAGTTCGCGCTGGGCGTCTGTGTAAAGCCGCACGCGACCGATCGCAATGCCGATGTGCTGACCGAGCGCATCCAGTAGATCGAGATCAACTTGCGTGAGTTTTACCCCTCGCACGCTTTCCACGTTCAAGATTCCGACCACCCGTCCTTCATCGAATAGTGGAATACAAATCTCAGACACAATGTTTTCGATGGCTCCGAGGAAATCGGGGGCTGATCGAACATCCTCCAAGAATACTGATTTGCCAGTGGATGCCACGCGCCCGGCTATTCCTTTGTTTAGCGGGATGCGCGCGATCACTTTGTCATACCCCACTTGATGCTGCATAACCAGCGTATCTCCTTCCAGCAGATAGACGCTGACGAGCGCGTACCCAAACGACTCAGCCACCGCCTCGACAACGCTCCGAAGCAGAGAGGGCAGGTCCAACTCCTGAGACATCACATTGCGCACATTGCTTAAGAGCGCAAGTTCTTGCGTCTGCTTTTCCGCCATTTCGTACAAGGCTCGGTAGTTCTGCTCCCGCGTTCGCAGTTCCGCTTCCGCCTGTTGACGTTGGATCGCCGCGCCCAAAATATTAGATGCGACAACTAACGCATCCACCTCCGCATTCGACCAGACGCGGGAATGATCCATATCGTCGAAGCCGATCGTGCCCCACCATGCGCCATCCACATAAATAGGAACGTCGAGCAGCGCCTGCATACCGCGGTCGCGGAGAAAGTCCACATCTTCTGGCGAAGCGTGCTGTAAATCTCCCAAATAAGGCAGACCGGCGCTCATCACTTCATACCATCCCTCAAAATCGGGTTCTTTTAACGGGATGCTCTGGTATTTCGCGACACCCAAGTCGGTTGGGTGAGAAGGTGACGTCCATTCAAAACGCATGGATGTGGCCGGAATACCATCCTCACGGATATGATTCTCAAAAAGATAGGCATGACTGGCTCTGATCGTTCCGCCCAAATTTTCCAGAATCGAATTGATCTCGGATCTCCAATCGGACGATTTCAGCAGGCGGTTCGCCGCCTCTGCCACAACCCCCAGAATGGATTCACGCTGGCGCAGGCTCACCTCGACAGACCGGCGTTCCTCCAACTCGGATTGCAAAATCGCCTCATCCGCTTGACGTTTGATGGCCGCGCCCAGCACATTTGACGCGGCGCGCAGCATATCCGCCTCAACCGGAGACCAACCTCGTTCTCCGGTCATATCGTCCACGCCGAGGGTTCCCCACCAATATCCGTTAACGATCACCGGCGCTTCCATCAAGGCTTTGACCCCCAATTGACTCAGACGTTCCTTTTCGGCGGGAGGAAATGTGGAAGCCGTGGCAACCAACATTTCTCCTCTCTGCAAAATTTCATCCGTCGTTCCCGGGATGACGCGGACCGGGTGCGCCCGATATACCGGATCATCAACGGAACTGGTAAAACCGGGCGCCGCCCACTCGTACCGCAGGGATGAAAGTTCTTGACCATCTTGATCGGCAAAATGTTCAAAAAGATAACAATGGGAGGCATTGATCGTTTTGCCCAACCGTTCGAGCAGGTTGTCAATATTCGCACGCCAGTCGGAGGACTTTAAAAATTGCTCAGCCGCAAAGATCAACGCCTGCAGCATGGCTTCGCGCTGACGATGACCGTCAAGAGGCTGTTCGGACTCGCTGAGTAAAGCGCTTTTTGAAATTTTCTTTTTGCGTAAACCCTTATTCATGCCCGGAGACCTCATTGGCGGAAACAGTATTCACCCAACGATTATAGTGCATGTCAAATGGAAGACCAAAATATCCTAAAACAAAAACATTGCCGTTTACTGGCAATGTTTTGTCCAACGCAAATTTCTCGAACGATCGTTACGGTGTGCAGACCGCTTTGAACGTCGTCTGACCGGTCTGCTCGTTAGGTTGAAGCGTGCGCACGATCATCGTGTAATCGCGCGCGCCGCGCACTTGATACAGAACCTGCACGGTTTTCGTGCCGCCGACCTCGAACAAGACGCTTTGTTCATCTGAGATATCGCCGGTACTGCGTTCCTCCCAGCGCCAAGTCACAACGGCGGGACCGCTCACCGAAATTTCAACGTTTACTGTGACTAGACGCGGAAAGGCGTTACACGCGACGTTCATGACCGGCGGTTCAACGCTCACGGTGACGCCTGTCACAGTCACCTCCGGCGGACTCACCACCGGAAGCGACTCCACTCCCCCTTCAATGGACACGAGATCCGCAAACAGCCAGCACGTAGTGGATGGGTCGCTGGGATTCTTCACGTACCACCAAGCCAAGTCCGCGCTTTTGCCGATCACTTCCGCCTGCCTGCCCGGTCGCAATTCACCGATAACGGTAAACGATGTGGCTGGACCCGAACGACAATTTACCGGCGCGTCGAGCGCAATAGCAACTGAAAGCGAGGAAGTCGCGGTAAAAGTCGCAGTGGGACGCGGAGATGCCGTGCGTGTTCCGGTAGGGAGCGGTGTGGGCGCAGGCGTTTGCGTTGCCTGACCCGATGGAAAATTGCATGCGGTCAGACTCAATATAACAATGACAAAAATCAAATGGCGCTTTCTCATTCCTCCTCCTTATTGAGAGGGACATGTTAATCGGCTAAGAGGATTGCCGCAATAGCCCTTCGGGCAGGGTTGACGAACACGCGTTTGTGGTACAATCCATTTTTAGAACATATTTTCGATGTTCGCTGAAAGGAGATTCCCATGGGCAAACAGGTCAAAGTTTTGGTTGGGACGACGAAAGGCGCATTCATCTTCACCAGCGATGAAAAACGCAAACAGTGGGCAATGAGCGATATTCTCTTCAAGGGCTGGAATGTGATGCACGTACAACTCGACCCGCGCGACAATCGTCTGCACACGGCGACGAGTCACTTTGTGTATGGTCCAACTACCCATCACTCGGACGATTTGGGCAAAACATGGACGCAGGCGAAGCAGTCGCCGGGGTTGGCGCGTGCGTCGAAGTCGGGCAGACCAGCCAGCACGGTGGAGGAAGCGTTTCGTTCCGAGGGCGGCGAGAGCATCCAGTCGAATCCCGAAAAGATGATCAAAGTGTGGAATATCAAACCTGGGCGCGCCAACGAGCCGAATGTGTTATATGCGGGCGCGCAACCGGCTTCGTTGTTCAAATCCACCGACCGCGGCGAAACGTGGACGTTGAACGAAGCGTTGTACGATCATCCGCAGCGCGGCGAATGGGCACCGGGCGCGGGCGGGCTGACGCTTCACACAATTTTGCTCGACCCCACCAATGTGAACCGCATGTACATCGCTATTTCGGCGGCGGGATGTTATCGCACCGACGACGGCGGCGCGACGTGGAAACCGCACAACAAAAATGTGCGCGCCGATTTCATGCCGAACAAGTTTCCCGAGTTCGGGCAATGCGTGCACAAAATGACGATGCACCCCTCGACGCCGAATGTGTTGTATCAGCAAAACCATTGCGGCGTGTATCGCAGTGACAACTTCGGCGAGGATTGGGTTGACGTGGGCGAGGGAAAATTGCCCACGCCGTTCGGCTTTCCAATTGGCGTTCATCCCACCGACCCGCGCACAATCTACATTGTGCTGGAAGAAAGCCAGGAATATCACATGAGCGTGGACGGAAGATTTTCCGTGTGGCGCAGTCGTGACGCTGGGGAATCGTGGGAACGATTGACAAACGGCTTACCCGAACGCGCGCACGTGAACGTCCTGCGCGAAGCGATGGGCATCGATGCGTTCGAGGACGCGGGCGTGTATCTCGGCACGAACACCGGTCAATTGTTTTACACGCGCGATTCGGGCGACAGCTGGGAATTGCTGGCAGATTTCCTGCCGCCGATTCAATCTGTTGAAGCGGCAGTGATTGGATGAATTTTGTAGGGGCGACCCGCTGGGTCGCCCCTACTTTTTATGGTTGCAAATAAGCGAGATGGAAACTTCGTTCACCAATATAATGGAAGTATGGATTTTTTAACCCATTTCCCATCTTTAAGTTCCAGAATCAGCCTGAATGAATCAGTTGGGTATTGTCTATCTCCAGGGTAAAAATACTCAATCAAAAACAAGGATTTCACATGATCTGAATACGCAAATGCGAAAAATATTTTGGCAATGGTTGAATCACGGAAAGCGCTGTCCAAGTCTTCATAAGTACATTCTCGACTCGAGTTGATCTCAAAAAACCAACATTGTTGCACGTCCCGTTTATCTGAAGGAATGCCAAAATACAAATTGCTCTTTTCCTCCAATTCAGTGCGAGCAATAAGCACCGGGTAGTGGTAGCTGATGTCTTCTGCCGCTACCCGGGCGACAAACTCTTCCACGCTTTCGTTTTCAGATTGAACAAGAGGATCAAAGATCGGTGGTATTCCGATAAACACCTCAGAAGTAGGCTGGGGCTGAACCAGTGAGGCTGTAGACACAGACGGAATCGTAGACGTGGATTGAGAAACACAACTCGTTATCAAAACCCCGCTAATCAACACCAACCAAATGATAGACTTGTTGACGAACATAATTACCTCGTCGCGTCAAAGGTGAATATGAACATAATTATATTATGTTTCAGATGCACTACACTATTGAGCGAATGAAACCATGAAAATTCGTGAAATTCAACCATCGACAAAATTTGCGTTCTACTTCGTTAAACGGGGAGTTATAATCGTCACACATTCGTAAATCAAAAATCTGAAATCGGAAATTGACTCATGCACATTCTTGTTACCAACGACGACGGCGTTACCGCACCGGGCTTGCTCGCGCTCGCGCAGGAGATTCGCAAACTCGGCAAAGTGACGGTGTTCGCGCCAGACAAAAACTGGTCCGCTTCGGGACATGTGAAAACGCTCGACCGCCCCCTGCGCGTGCGCGAAACGCTTCTTTCCGACGGGACGCCTGCCTTCACCTCCGACGGCGCTCCCTCCGATTGTGTCGCGTTGCCACTGCTCGGCTTCCTCAAAGAGAAGATCGACCTCGTCATTTCGGGAATCAACCCGCATGGAAATCTGGGACACGACATCACCTATTCGGGGACCGTCACCGCCGCGCTGGAAGCGGTCATCACCGGCGTGAAGGGAATCGCCGTCTCGCTTGAATCGCCCGATGGGCACGCGGGCGCGCTGGATTATTCCACAGCCGCAATCGTGGCGCGCCGCGTCGCGGAAAAGGTCATCGCGAACGGGTTGCCCGAAGGCGTGGCGATGAACGTCAACGTCCCATATTTGAAAGAGGATGAACTCAAAGGCTACCTGATCACGCGGCAGGGATTACGCGTCTACCGCGACGCGCTCGATTCCCGCCTCGACCCGCGCGGCAAGCCATATTACTGGATCGGCGGCGACGCACCCACTGGCGTGGCGGAGGACGGCACCGACTTCGGCGCGCTCGCTGGCGGATATGTTTCGATCACGCCCTTGCAATTGGATTTGACGCATTACAAGGCGATGGACGTGTTGAAAACGTGGGAGTTTTGATTAAATTTGTAGTGGCACGGCGAATCCGTAAAAGGCTTTGACGATCTTTCGTCTTGCCGTGCCCCTCCCAAGTAAGGCAATAATTCATGCGTTACACTTCCCCTCCTAACCAGCAACTCTATTACGAACAAGTGTGGAATCTCGTGCGGCAAATCCCGCGCGGCAAAGTCGCATCCTACGGACAGATCGCTCTGATGCTGCCTCCTCCCAACGGCGTGGAGTTCGAGGCATACAAGGCTTTCGGTCCGCGCTGGGTGGGCGGCGCGATGGCGGCTTGCCCCGATGATGTGCCATGGCAGAGGGTCATCAACTCGCAGGGAAAAATCAGCGAACGCGCGGGCGCGGAGAGGCAACGTCTCTTGCTCGAAGAAGAGGGAATCGTGTTCGTGAAGGATAAGATTGATTTGAAGAAGTACGGTTGGCGCGGTCTCGGCGAGGAGGATGAACCGAGACAGGAAAGTTTGTTTTAGAAAGTGTTTTGAAAATCAAAATTCACCACTGATAAACACGGATAAACGTTGATTTTTGATGAAATCGCTTGAAATCCAATTGATCTGAGTTCATCTGTGGTTAGAAAACAAAATTCAACTTAGAAAAAACCACAAAGGCAGCGCGTTGAGCTTGCCAAAACGACTCGAAAGACACAAAATTTAACGTGTTGAGATGAAAAAACATAACGCGGCAATCCGATTCATTGATCTCTTCTGCGGCATCGGCGGGTTTCGATTCGCCGCAGAAGAAGTTTTGTCAAAGCATGGCTTGTCATCGGAATGCGTTTTTTCCAGCGACATTGATCCGTACGCAAGGGAAGCCTATCGCGCGAATTTTGGCGAATATCCCGCTGGCGATATCACAAAAATAAACGAATTCGATATTCCCGACCATGACATTTTATTCGCAGGCTTTCCTTGTCAGCCGTTTAGCATCATCGGCAACGGAAAGGGATTCGACGACACGCGCGGCACATTGTTCTTCGATATTGCCCGAATCCTTGCGGCGAAAAAGCCAAAGGCGTTCATTCTTGAAAACGTCAAACGTCTCATCGGGCACGATCAAGGCAGGACGTTGCAAAAAATCCTTCACGTGTTGCGCGACGAACTCGGATATACCGTAACATACAAGTCGCTCAACGCGTTGGATTATGGCTTGCCGCAAAAAAGAGAGCGGGTGATCATCGTCGGCTTTTCTCAACCGACCTCGTTTCAATTTCCGCCCAAGCAGGGGACATTCACTCCGCTCGGCGATATTTTGGAAAAGGAAGTGGACGAGAAACATTTCGCTTCGGAAAAGATTCGCCAAAAACGGTGGGATATCCACACTCCAGCCATTAGCCCTTCCATTTGGCACGAGAACAAGGCTGGGCACATCTCATCCTATCCGTTTTCTTGCGCCCTGCGGGCGGGCGCCTCCTACAATTATTTACTTGTTGACGGGGAGCGCCGATTAACTCCAAGGGAAATGTTGCGCTTGCAGGGATTCCCCGACACGTTCAAGATCGCAGTCTCCGAATCGCAGACGCGCAAGCAGGCAGGGAATGCCGTCCCAGTCAACATCATCAAGGCGGTGTTCGAATCGCTCCTGCCGACATTGCTCTACATACGCGGGTAACCGCAACGAATCGAAAAAGGCGATGGACACCTTTTCCAAGAAACAACGCTCTGCGATCATGCGGGCTGTCAAATCGAAGGGGAATAAATCCACGGAAGGCAGGCTGATCGAGATATTAAAATCCCAGCGCATCAAGGGCTGGCGCAGAAATTATCGCCTCGCGGGTCATCCCGATTTTGTTTTTCCGCAAAAACGGATTGCGCTTTTTGCCGACGGCTGTTTCTGGCACGGTCACAATTGCCGCAACGTCGTCCCTTCCGACAATGCCGATTACTGGAAAAGGAAAATCAGACGCAACAAAGCAAGGGACAAGGCGATCACAAAGGAATTGACTCAAAGAGGCTGGAAGGTTGTGCGGATTTGGGAATGTCAAATTAAGCGGGGACATATTCAAAGACTTTCGAAGATCTATTGACCAATCTTTCTTAACCTCCTTGACCGTGAAGCGGGGATATAATGGTTTGCGACAACTCAAAGAGGTGCAGCATGAACCGAATTCAACGCATGTCGGGCTTGCTTCTCATCCTTGCGCTCCTCGCCGCCTGCAACATCCCCGCTTCAACCACACCATCGCCCGCCGCAACCCAGATCAGCCCCACAGCCTTCCACACGAACGTCGCGCCCGCGTACGACAAAACGAGTCAGCCCGCGGTGACCGAAGCGTATCGCCTGAAGTTGCGACTGACCACCACCTCCGATTGGACGCGGGTCATTTTTGAGAACGCGACGCTGGCGATCACAGACCAAAACATCATCCAAGGGGCGGACGCGCCAGAGTTGAACATCATTGAAATGCCTGAGATCGTCATCGGCAAAAAAGCGCTCGATCAAACCAAACTCGTCGTTGAGTTTGAAGCGTATATCCCCGTGATGGACGAAGACGCAATTAGAATCGGCATCGGAAAGGGGAGTTTGGGATTTACCCAGATCGAAGTCTATAATTTCAATCAAGACCAGCCTGTAAAGATTCAAACGTTGAACCATTCGGGCGTTGTCAGCGGCGGGGGCGACCTCAATAAAAAGATTTTTGAAATCCCCACAAAATCGTTGGCAGACAACGGACCGCGCACACTCCCGATTCATTCCTACCCGAAAACTGTCCTGGCATTCTACTATCCTTGGTATGGTCTTGCGGATGGCGCTTCGCGAGAACCGCGCGTGTGGAAGGAGTATCACCCTGTCCGCACGCCAGCGGTTGGATATTACGACTCTCACGACTCCGCGACCGTGGAAAAGCAGATCGACGAGGCAAAATCAAGCGGCATTGACGGGTTCATCGTTTCCTGGTGGGGCATCAACGACTTCACAGACCGCGCCCTCAGAAACGTGATTCTCCCAGCGGCAGGCAGGAAATCTTTTGCAATCACCATCTACTATGAAGACTACGGTCAGGATCGAGATCAAATAGCGACCGACTTCGCTTATCTCATCAACGAATACGGACCCGAACCCGCGTTCATGAAAATGGACGGTCATCCCGTATTGTTCGTCTATGACAGCGTTGCGACAAAATTCAAAAGGGAAGATTGGGAGTTCGTTTTTCAAAGCCTTGCGGACAAAGGTCTACACTGCTTTTGCATTGCCGACGGTATTTCGTCCGCCTTTCATCTCGGCGATGCGCAGTTTAGTTACCTCTTCGATCTCTTTCAAGGCATCCACAATTATTTCCCTCTCGGTTATTCGCAGGAATTCCTGCAACAGTTCTATAAATCCAATTCGCTGAAAGCCAACGCGAAGGATATTCTCTTCGCAGGCACAGCCTCGCCTGGCTTCGACAATTCCTCATGGGCGCCCGCCTTCGGCAAAGAAAAACTCACCATCGGGCGGGAGGATGGACAGTTGTATCGCCAAACATGGGAAGCCGCAGTCGCCAGCGCCCCCGCGTGGATGTTGATCACTACGTTCAACGAATGGCCCGAAGGCACGGAGATCGAACCCAGCCAGGAGTTTGGAGATCAATACCTCCAAATCACCCGCGAACTTGTAGATTCATGGAAGAAATAATTTAATTTCCCGCCAACTCCACCACCAGCGTATCCATCGCCAACTCGAGGGTGGATTGTCCCGTTTTGACCCCCTCATCAATCCGCAACAACTTTCGATAAATGCTTTCAAGCGACTCGATGGAATAACGCGTCGCTTGTTGCGCGGTCTTCTCTGCCACAAAGGGATGCACGCCCAGCGCGCGCGCCACGTCGTCCTTGTTGCCGCGCCCATCGAGAATTTCACGCGCTTGAATCAACAAACGGAATTGCCGCACCACCATCCCCCACAACGAAAACGGATCCTCGGTTGCGAGCAGGCGATGCAATAAATGTTGAGCGGATTTCCCATTGCCGTTCGACAACGCGTCCACGAAATCGAACACCGATTGTTGCGACGTGACGATGCAAACCGCTTCCACATCCGCGACGTTGACCTGTCTCGCCCAATTGACGTACGCCAGCAACTTCGAGATTTCCATCCCCGCCTGACGCGTATCCACGCCGACCATGTCCTTCAACATCTCCGCCGCGCGCGGTTCGATCTGCCCGCCTTGATTCTTCGTCTCGTTGACGATCCAGCCTGTCATGTCTCTTAGTTTCGGAAGCATAAAGGCTTTGGTCTG contains the following coding sequences:
- the holA gene encoding DNA polymerase III subunit delta, translated to MPNLYFLFGNDEFAIARKLKDFDSDFTDPTSADMNTARLDARSMSEIDLNTAVNAMPFLAKRRLVLLANPSAKYNNVSARKKFFEFIEKAPETTRLVMYESVEPRDADKHWLVKWAEKNGKLIQTKAFMLPKLRDMTGWIVNETKNQGGQIEPRAAEMLKDMVGVDTRQAGMEISKLLAYVNWARQVNVADVEAVCIVTSQQSVFDFVDALSNGNGKSAQHLLHRLLATEDPFSLWGMVVRQFRLLIQAREILDGRGNKDDVARALGVHPFVAEKTAQQATRYSIESLESIYRKLLRIDEGVKTGQSTLELAMDTLVVELAGN